A section of the Streptomyces sp. NBC_01363 genome encodes:
- a CDS encoding long-chain fatty acid--CoA ligase, with protein sequence MFLSVATVLGESARRHPGRVAVVDSGTRIDYRELWAGALRCAGALRASDVRPGDRVAVLLPNSADFLYAYYGALAAGATVVPVHGLLVAEEVAYVLRHSGSVALIGGGPMWPVAEEAARAAGVRAVHGVPTGGEPLLAPEPAAPEDIAVILYTSGTTGRPKGALLTHLNIVMNASVIAHDLLGLGVDDVVLGCLPLFHTYGQTCAMNATLRSGATLVLMPRFSGAGALELLAAEGVSVFMGVPTMYHALVEAAAQDAATRRLTLRAAVSGGAALPVAVLERFEATFATQVLEGYGLTETSPVATFNQPEFGRRPGTVGHPVWGVEVGVADAAVEDAVVLLPDGEVGEVVVRGHNVFAGYLDDPAATAAAVVDGWFRTGDLGVRDEDGFLSIVDRKKDLVIRGGFNIYPREVEEVLVRHPAVSEVAVIGVPDEARGEEICAVVVLRAGAEAVTEKELIDWSRERLGRHKYPRIVRFTETLPLGPTGKVLKRALTAAS encoded by the coding sequence ATGTTTCTCAGCGTCGCAACCGTCCTGGGCGAGTCGGCCCGCAGGCATCCCGGCCGCGTCGCCGTGGTCGATTCGGGCACCCGGATCGACTACCGCGAGCTGTGGGCGGGGGCCCTGCGCTGTGCGGGCGCGCTGCGGGCCTCCGATGTCCGGCCGGGCGACCGGGTCGCGGTGCTGCTGCCCAATTCGGCGGACTTCCTGTACGCGTACTACGGCGCGCTCGCCGCCGGGGCGACGGTGGTGCCGGTGCACGGGCTGCTGGTGGCCGAAGAGGTGGCGTACGTGCTGCGGCACAGCGGTTCCGTCGCGCTGATCGGCGGCGGTCCGATGTGGCCGGTCGCGGAGGAGGCGGCGCGCGCCGCGGGTGTCCGGGCCGTGCACGGCGTACCGACGGGCGGCGAGCCACTGCTCGCACCGGAGCCGGCGGCCCCGGAGGACATCGCGGTGATCCTGTACACCAGCGGCACGACCGGGCGGCCCAAGGGTGCGCTGCTCACCCACCTCAACATCGTGATGAACGCCTCCGTGATCGCCCACGACCTGCTGGGTCTGGGCGTCGACGACGTGGTCCTCGGCTGTCTGCCTCTGTTCCACACCTACGGGCAGACCTGCGCGATGAACGCGACGCTCCGGTCCGGCGCGACGCTCGTCCTCATGCCGCGCTTCAGCGGCGCGGGCGCGCTGGAGCTGCTGGCCGCCGAAGGGGTGAGCGTCTTCATGGGCGTACCGACGATGTACCACGCCCTCGTCGAGGCGGCGGCGCAGGACGCCGCGACGCGCCGTCTCACCCTGCGCGCCGCCGTCTCGGGCGGCGCGGCCCTCCCCGTCGCCGTGCTCGAACGCTTCGAGGCCACCTTCGCGACGCAGGTCCTGGAGGGCTACGGGCTGACCGAGACCTCCCCGGTCGCCACCTTCAACCAGCCCGAGTTCGGCCGGCGCCCCGGCACGGTCGGCCACCCGGTGTGGGGCGTGGAGGTCGGTGTGGCGGACGCGGCGGTGGAGGACGCCGTGGTGCTGCTCCCGGACGGCGAGGTCGGCGAGGTCGTGGTGCGCGGCCACAACGTGTTCGCCGGGTATCTCGACGATCCGGCGGCGACGGCCGCGGCCGTGGTCGACGGCTGGTTCCGCACCGGGGATCTCGGGGTCCGGGACGAGGACGGCTTCCTGAGCATCGTCGACCGGAAGAAGGACCTGGTCATCCGGGGCGGCTTCAACATCTACCCGCGTGAGGTCGAGGAGGTGCTGGTGCGCCACCCGGCAGTCTCCGAGGTCGCGGTGATCGGCGTGCCCGACGAGGCGCGCGGCGAGGAGATCTGCGCGGTCGTCGTCCTGCGCGCCGGAGCGGAGGCGGTGACGGAGAAGGAGCTGATCGACTGGTCCAGGGAGCGGCTCGGGCGGCACAAGTACCCGCGGATCGTGCGGTTCACCGAGACACTGCCGCTGGGACCGACCGGCAAGGTCCTCAAACGCGCCCTGACGGCGGCCTCCTGA
- a CDS encoding CdaR family transcriptional regulator — translation MAQNPSARAPRTDGPRNDGPRADRSRTGSGDDGELRRALAVALLPGIDELTRRVVDDIHAHSGTYASGSPVSRDDLWEICRDNLLRALEDFGGLPSSGGGFEHAARETGRRRAEQDVPLDTVLQAYRRGGRVMWQMMAEHLRATRGTPEAVGPAAGDPDTELDMAGAVWETIDRYSLVMAESYRLTQLEMQGRQDTRRVALFEALLDGRGGDPAVAAAASAALGVPVHDRYVIVVAAQDPAAPPNPAPVLDDHGIWSFWRPRSGRYAGIVRLAAGESAVLLDLLRHRTGATAGVSPEFDRLAQAGRALRLAEQALRTLPAGSGEAAAFDDRLAEVLLVGRPEIAERIVTTRLGGVLEAAAEREVLLGTLRIWLDQGCSAARAAELLYCHRNTVLNRIGRIAELTGRSAESGEVRLGWALALRALPLMGADDERAALDGDLGRT, via the coding sequence ATGGCGCAGAATCCGAGTGCCCGAGCCCCTCGAACCGACGGCCCCCGCAACGACGGGCCCCGCGCGGACCGCTCCCGCACCGGCAGCGGCGACGACGGGGAGCTGCGCCGTGCCCTGGCCGTCGCGCTCCTGCCGGGGATCGACGAACTGACCCGGCGGGTCGTCGACGACATCCACGCGCACAGCGGTACGTACGCCTCCGGCTCGCCCGTCAGCCGGGACGATCTGTGGGAGATATGCCGCGACAACCTGCTGCGCGCGCTGGAGGACTTCGGCGGGCTCCCGTCCAGCGGGGGCGGCTTCGAGCATGCGGCGCGCGAGACGGGGCGGCGGCGCGCGGAGCAGGACGTACCGCTGGACACCGTGCTCCAGGCCTACCGGCGCGGTGGCCGGGTGATGTGGCAGATGATGGCCGAGCATCTGCGGGCGACGCGCGGGACACCGGAGGCCGTGGGACCGGCCGCGGGCGACCCGGACACCGAACTCGACATGGCGGGCGCCGTGTGGGAGACCATCGACCGCTACTCGCTGGTGATGGCGGAGTCGTACCGGCTGACCCAGCTGGAGATGCAGGGCCGGCAGGACACCCGCCGCGTCGCCCTCTTCGAGGCCCTGCTCGACGGGCGCGGCGGCGATCCGGCGGTCGCGGCGGCGGCCTCCGCGGCGCTGGGCGTCCCGGTCCACGACCGCTACGTCATCGTCGTCGCCGCCCAGGACCCGGCCGCACCGCCCAACCCCGCACCCGTTCTCGACGACCACGGCATCTGGTCCTTCTGGCGGCCCCGGTCGGGCCGGTACGCGGGCATCGTGCGGCTGGCCGCAGGGGAGTCCGCCGTCCTGCTCGACCTGCTGCGGCACCGCACCGGCGCCACCGCGGGCGTCTCACCGGAGTTCGACCGGCTCGCCCAGGCGGGCAGGGCCCTGCGGCTGGCCGAGCAGGCGCTGCGCACGCTGCCCGCCGGGAGCGGCGAGGCGGCGGCCTTCGACGACCGGCTCGCGGAGGTGCTCCTCGTCGGCCGGCCGGAGATCGCCGAGCGCATCGTCACCACGCGGCTGGGCGGTGTCCTGGAAGCGGCGGCCGAACGGGAGGTGCTGCTCGGCACCCTCCGGATCTGGCTCGACCAGGGCTGCTCGGCGGCGCGGGCGGCCGAGCTGCTCTACTGCCACCGCAACACCGTCCTCAACCGGATCGGCCGGATCGCCGAACTCACCGGCCGTTCCGCCGAGTCGGGCGAGGTCCGGCTGGGGTGGGCACTGGCCCTGAGGGCGCTGCCGTTGATGGGCGCCGACGACGAACGGGCTGCGCTGGACGGCGACTTGGGCCGGACCTGA
- a CDS encoding terpene synthase family protein, translating to MPFQSTGCNPGIEKTREAAWEWAGSNDLVLSPVARKKMIRTRPELWISLIFPTASQQHLDLFCQWLFWAFLVDDEFDDGPAGRDPRMCEAAIDQLVTVLDGGPPRGAMERALVGLRARTYRDRSARWIRQFRRDTVAWLWTYYAEAVERAAGQAPSRTEFVKHRRDSVAMQPFLDLHEITAGIDLPESARSLPAYIALRNAVTDHSGLCNDICSFEKEALLGYEHNAVRLIQRDRGCTLQEAVDEAGAQLGEIAERVQRAEKELIEEIDAAGIQGPTRAALERCVQDYRGLVRGDFDYHARAERYTRPDLVEVDERESLSEHFAA from the coding sequence ATGCCGTTCCAGAGCACCGGATGCAATCCCGGCATCGAGAAGACCCGGGAGGCCGCGTGGGAATGGGCCGGATCCAACGATCTCGTGCTCTCCCCGGTGGCCCGCAAGAAGATGATCCGGACCAGGCCCGAACTCTGGATCTCCCTCATATTCCCCACTGCCTCGCAGCAACATCTCGATCTCTTCTGCCAGTGGCTCTTCTGGGCCTTTCTCGTCGACGACGAGTTCGACGACGGCCCCGCCGGACGTGATCCGCGCATGTGCGAGGCGGCGATCGACCAGCTGGTCACCGTCCTCGACGGCGGCCCGCCGCGCGGCGCCATGGAGCGGGCGCTCGTGGGGCTGCGCGCCCGGACGTACCGGGACCGGTCGGCGCGCTGGATCAGGCAGTTCCGGCGGGACACGGTCGCCTGGCTGTGGACCTACTACGCCGAGGCCGTGGAGCGGGCCGCCGGGCAGGCGCCGAGCCGCACCGAATTCGTGAAGCACCGCCGGGATTCGGTGGCCATGCAGCCCTTCCTGGATCTGCACGAGATCACCGCCGGGATCGACCTTCCGGAATCGGCCAGGAGCCTTCCCGCGTACATCGCGCTGCGCAATGCCGTGACCGATCATTCGGGTCTCTGCAACGACATCTGCTCCTTCGAGAAGGAGGCCCTGCTCGGATACGAGCACAATGCGGTGCGCCTCATCCAGCGTGATCGCGGATGCACGCTCCAGGAGGCCGTGGACGAGGCCGGGGCACAGCTCGGGGAGATCGCGGAGCGGGTGCAGCGCGCCGAGAAGGAACTGATCGAGGAAATCGACGCGGCCGGTATCCAGGGCCCCACCCGGGCCGCGCTGGAGCGGTGCGTGCAGGACTACCGCGGGCTGGTCCGGGGCGACTTCGACTACCACGCCCGCGCGGAGCGCTACACCCGTCCCGATCTCGTCGAGGTCGACGAACGGGAGTCCCTGTCGGAGCACTTCGCGGCTTGA
- a CDS encoding DUF6177 family protein, whose amino-acid sequence MTKDVIALTTRMPDPLTVLAGLLAGGPDKLVGTTGEDAVVQLCDDQGRPLVSIEAPVLVQVAGEAERLLGATAPPVPFWWTEARATTGVEEAELLAGTFAARIATLAGGSAWPPEAARSLAVVKTEGVSVAPTPAAAQPAVDALTDKVAVIIQDRPVIAMTAWLSDAFRAAANAELGLQIVTSPGAVLSPAVRNSLSGWPSRWVVQDEKDGYYDGLSGAVLRWQNGMFATVESADATPEDPRTPVAASYQEVANTGERQLAISFRTVHPADDRLVLGGSLESVWQELTGQAPAGWGTAEPANLPWSLRRLTDVAFDRAPAPTWLVVVGGPDRPGLATVRISRTKAGVEEDVTLAFGYGPGEELPLDALPRVAEVLATRHHLQSMLVQLRKARRDLAVPPRFEGPGVPLAFVLGAEEVREMPGDRARRTPLSEPPVQLGPRSRPALYYPLPGDPSDLSGWQDFERLMRHLKGA is encoded by the coding sequence ATGACCAAGGACGTCATCGCCCTCACCACGCGCATGCCCGACCCGCTGACCGTGCTCGCGGGTCTGCTCGCGGGCGGTCCGGACAAGCTGGTGGGGACGACGGGCGAGGATGCCGTCGTGCAGCTCTGCGACGATCAGGGCCGACCGCTCGTCTCCATCGAGGCGCCGGTGCTGGTGCAGGTCGCGGGCGAGGCCGAGCGGCTGCTCGGGGCCACGGCGCCCCCGGTCCCGTTCTGGTGGACGGAGGCCCGCGCCACCACCGGTGTCGAGGAGGCCGAGCTGCTCGCGGGCACCTTCGCGGCCCGGATCGCGACGCTGGCCGGGGGCTCCGCCTGGCCGCCGGAGGCCGCGCGTTCGCTGGCGGTGGTGAAGACCGAGGGGGTGAGCGTCGCGCCCACGCCCGCCGCCGCGCAGCCCGCCGTCGACGCGCTCACCGACAAGGTGGCCGTCATCATCCAGGACCGTCCGGTGATCGCCATGACGGCCTGGCTCTCGGACGCGTTCCGGGCCGCGGCCAATGCCGAGCTGGGGCTCCAGATCGTCACCTCGCCGGGTGCCGTGCTCTCCCCCGCCGTACGCAACAGCCTGAGCGGCTGGCCGTCGCGCTGGGTGGTGCAGGACGAGAAGGACGGCTACTACGACGGTCTGTCCGGTGCCGTACTGCGCTGGCAGAACGGCATGTTCGCGACGGTCGAGTCGGCCGACGCCACCCCCGAGGACCCGCGCACGCCGGTGGCCGCCTCGTACCAGGAGGTCGCGAACACCGGTGAGCGTCAGCTGGCCATCTCGTTCCGCACGGTCCACCCGGCGGACGACCGGCTGGTGCTGGGCGGTTCCCTGGAGTCGGTGTGGCAGGAGCTGACGGGGCAGGCTCCGGCGGGGTGGGGCACCGCCGAGCCCGCCAACCTGCCGTGGTCGCTGCGTCGGCTGACCGATGTCGCCTTCGACCGGGCGCCCGCGCCGACCTGGCTCGTGGTGGTCGGCGGCCCGGACCGGCCGGGCCTGGCCACGGTCCGCATCAGCCGTACGAAGGCGGGTGTGGAGGAGGACGTCACGCTGGCGTTCGGCTACGGCCCCGGCGAGGAACTTCCGCTGGACGCCCTGCCCCGGGTGGCGGAGGTGCTCGCCACCCGTCATCACCTCCAGTCGATGCTGGTCCAACTCCGCAAGGCCCGCCGGGACCTGGCCGTACCGCCGCGTTTCGAGGGGCCGGGGGTCCCGCTGGCCTTCGTGCTCGGCGCGGAGGAGGTGCGCGAGATGCCCGGCGACCGCGCCCGGCGCACCCCGCTCTCCGAGCCGCCGGTCCAGCTCGGTCCGAGGTCCCGTCCGGCGCTGTACTACCCGCTGCCGGGTGACCCTTCGGACCTGTCGGGCTGGCAGGACTTCGAGCGGCTGATGCGGCATCTGAAGGGCGCCTGA
- the eccCa gene encoding type VII secretion protein EccCa: MSTRLIHRPARTTRPPAASEARTIEAPPNLPEGKSGNIAMSLLPVAGVMSSVVMMTVVRNSQFAGLGAIILVVTVIGSVALVFSQRGKAQRTRRTQREAYLAYLEDLREELSVEERRRAERADVLNPPPHALYDIVRDPARVWERRRLDGDFLRVRVGTGEMPVRDLTVAQQGSSVLSPPDTFMLNEASALMDRFRTGTELPLTVPLDRVGNVSVIGPREDCLRVARALLVQTAATHAPDDVAMALAVPGDRLTDWEWAKWMPHLLDSEQFDGPVAARRIAPSAPQLARQIGPELRRRASYAAEVRRGLSGKDALSMTSRLLVVTDGHGEDAVDLPRPDDAVGLREMGVSVLHLLEHRVQEPGHVSVRITVDGNGVVIEDLREQEPISAHGTVDEVGIPFAEGLARMLAPMRLSAESLVDAPLSGPVDFADLLGIDDVAQLDLSRLWAPRGERAFLRVPIGISDSHQSVLLDLKESSELGMGPHGLCVGATGSGKSELLRTLVLALVATHPPEDLALVLVDYKGGATFAPFADLPHVAGVITNLENQAGLVERVHASLAGEVKRRQQVLKDAGNVADIGDYAALRADRRPDLDPLPHLFVVIDEFGELLTAKPDFIDLFLSIGRIGRSIGVHLLLSSQRIEGGKLKGLDTYLSYRLGLRTFSADESRTVLDTTDAFHLPPLPGFGYLKVDTSHYERFKASYVSGAYRGPVQRTQEEDAGPLALEYEAFNTLAEPVSSGEEPKVRRRETGPTEMGVIVDQLREAAGPVRRIWLPPLPDAVALDKVAGPLDVGPRGMQLAKRRGPLQVPLGLLDDPTKQWQGQWYLDLTVAGGHAAIIGGPQAGKTTMLRTLALAIALTHTPQEVGVYGLDLVGGGLQAVSGLPHVGGVAGRADRERAGRTVEEVRGMLAVREELFREHGIDSVEQLRSLHAAGRLPQLASAEIVLIIDGFGALRDDFDELDDAVVDILKRGGGYGIHVVAGMLRWNDVRIATQSNFGTRVELRLNDPSESSIDRKLAQTLSPDEPGRILTDGKLFAQVALPRTDGLADVSDLGAVLEHTARTIRATWSGEVAQPVRILPHILEPHLLPGPVAEPKRVPIGLDQTALAPAVLDLFHHDQHLLIMGDSECGKTNLLKTVAGGLIERYGEEELVFAVMDPRRGLRGAIPEEFRGGYAYNPKMCAGLAAGIAGELEKRLPDDRADTEDLEPGSWGSGPRIVILVDDYDVLTTAGQSPLDPFLPYIPSAVDIGLHFVLTRRVAGASRGMYDPLMLGLRESGASALLMSGDRSEGQLFPGVYAAQQPPGRGVFIRRGQPNRLIQTVYTAE; this comes from the coding sequence ATGAGTACCCGACTGATCCACCGCCCGGCCAGGACCACCCGGCCGCCGGCCGCCTCCGAGGCGCGCACCATCGAGGCCCCGCCGAACCTGCCCGAGGGCAAGTCGGGCAACATCGCGATGTCGCTGTTGCCCGTCGCCGGTGTGATGTCCTCCGTCGTGATGATGACGGTCGTACGCAACAGTCAGTTCGCCGGACTCGGTGCGATCATCCTCGTCGTCACCGTCATCGGCTCCGTGGCGCTGGTCTTCTCGCAGCGCGGCAAGGCCCAGCGCACCCGCCGTACCCAGCGCGAGGCCTACCTCGCCTATCTGGAGGACCTGCGCGAGGAGCTCTCCGTCGAGGAGCGCCGGCGGGCCGAGCGGGCCGATGTCCTCAATCCGCCGCCGCACGCCCTGTACGACATCGTGCGCGACCCGGCCCGGGTCTGGGAGCGGCGCCGGCTCGACGGCGACTTCCTGCGGGTACGCGTCGGCACGGGTGAGATGCCGGTTCGCGATCTGACGGTCGCCCAGCAGGGCTCGTCCGTCCTCTCGCCGCCCGACACCTTCATGCTCAACGAGGCGTCCGCGCTGATGGACCGCTTCCGTACCGGTACCGAACTCCCGCTCACCGTCCCGCTCGACCGGGTCGGCAACGTCAGTGTCATCGGCCCCCGCGAGGACTGTCTGCGCGTCGCGCGCGCCCTGCTCGTCCAGACCGCCGCCACGCACGCCCCCGACGACGTCGCGATGGCGCTCGCCGTGCCCGGTGACCGGCTGACCGACTGGGAGTGGGCCAAGTGGATGCCTCACCTGCTCGACAGCGAGCAGTTCGACGGTCCGGTCGCCGCGCGCCGGATCGCCCCGTCCGCGCCCCAGCTCGCCCGCCAGATCGGTCCGGAGCTGCGCCGTCGTGCCTCGTACGCGGCCGAGGTGCGGCGTGGTCTGTCCGGCAAGGACGCGCTGTCCATGACGTCCAGGCTGCTCGTCGTCACCGACGGGCACGGCGAGGACGCCGTCGACCTGCCGCGCCCGGACGACGCCGTCGGGCTGCGCGAGATGGGCGTCAGCGTGCTGCACCTGCTCGAACACCGGGTCCAGGAGCCGGGCCACGTCAGTGTCCGGATCACCGTCGACGGCAACGGGGTGGTCATCGAGGACCTGCGCGAGCAGGAGCCGATCAGCGCCCACGGCACCGTGGACGAGGTCGGCATCCCGTTCGCCGAGGGCCTGGCCCGGATGTTGGCGCCGATGCGGCTGTCCGCCGAATCGCTGGTGGACGCCCCGCTGTCCGGGCCCGTCGACTTCGCCGACCTGCTCGGCATCGACGACGTGGCGCAACTCGATCTCTCGCGCCTGTGGGCGCCGCGCGGCGAACGTGCCTTCCTGCGCGTGCCGATCGGCATCAGCGACTCCCACCAGTCGGTGCTCCTGGACCTGAAGGAGTCCTCCGAGCTGGGCATGGGTCCGCACGGGCTGTGTGTCGGGGCCACCGGTTCCGGCAAGTCGGAGCTGCTGCGGACCCTGGTCCTCGCCCTGGTGGCCACGCACCCGCCGGAGGACCTCGCCCTGGTCCTCGTCGACTACAAGGGCGGTGCGACCTTCGCCCCGTTCGCAGATCTGCCGCACGTGGCCGGTGTCATCACCAACCTGGAGAACCAGGCGGGCCTCGTCGAGCGGGTGCACGCCTCGCTCGCCGGTGAGGTCAAGCGCCGCCAGCAGGTGCTCAAGGACGCGGGCAATGTCGCCGACATCGGTGACTACGCGGCGCTGCGCGCGGACCGGCGGCCCGATCTGGATCCGCTGCCTCATCTGTTCGTCGTGATCGACGAGTTCGGTGAACTCCTCACCGCGAAGCCGGACTTCATCGACCTGTTCCTGTCCATCGGCCGTATCGGCCGCTCCATCGGTGTGCACCTGCTGCTGTCCAGCCAGCGCATCGAGGGCGGCAAGCTGAAGGGCCTGGACACCTATCTCTCGTACCGGCTCGGTCTGCGTACCTTCTCCGCCGACGAGTCGCGCACGGTCCTGGACACCACGGACGCCTTCCATCTGCCGCCGTTGCCCGGGTTCGGCTACCTCAAGGTCGACACCAGCCACTACGAGCGCTTCAAGGCGAGCTACGTCTCGGGCGCGTACCGGGGCCCGGTGCAGCGTACGCAGGAGGAGGACGCGGGTCCGCTCGCCCTGGAGTACGAGGCCTTCAACACCCTGGCCGAGCCCGTGAGTTCGGGCGAGGAGCCGAAGGTGCGGCGCCGGGAGACCGGGCCGACCGAGATGGGCGTCATCGTCGACCAGCTGCGGGAGGCCGCCGGTCCGGTGCGCCGCATCTGGCTGCCGCCGCTGCCCGACGCCGTCGCCCTGGACAAGGTCGCGGGGCCGCTGGACGTGGGCCCGCGCGGGATGCAGCTGGCCAAGCGGCGCGGTCCGCTCCAGGTGCCGCTCGGCCTGCTCGACGACCCGACCAAGCAGTGGCAGGGCCAGTGGTACCTGGACCTCACGGTGGCGGGCGGTCACGCCGCCATCATCGGCGGTCCGCAGGCGGGCAAGACGACGATGCTGCGCACGCTCGCGCTCGCCATCGCGCTGACCCACACTCCGCAGGAGGTCGGCGTCTACGGCCTCGACCTGGTCGGTGGCGGTCTCCAGGCCGTGTCGGGGCTGCCGCACGTCGGCGGCGTCGCCGGCCGTGCGGACCGGGAGCGCGCGGGGCGCACCGTCGAGGAGGTGCGGGGGATGCTCGCGGTCCGCGAGGAGCTCTTCCGCGAGCACGGCATCGACTCCGTGGAGCAGCTGCGTTCGCTGCACGCGGCGGGCCGGCTGCCCCAGCTGGCCTCGGCCGAGATCGTGCTGATCATCGACGGTTTCGGTGCGCTGCGCGACGACTTCGACGAGCTGGACGATGCCGTCGTCGACATCCTCAAGCGCGGTGGCGGCTACGGCATCCATGTCGTCGCGGGCATGCTCCGCTGGAACGACGTACGCATCGCCACCCAGTCGAACTTCGGCACCCGGGTCGAGCTGCGGCTGAACGACCCCAGCGAGTCCAGCATCGACCGCAAGCTCGCGCAGACCCTGTCGCCCGACGAGCCGGGCCGCATCCTCACCGACGGCAAGCTCTTCGCGCAGGTCGCGCTGCCGCGCACGGACGGTCTCGCGGACGTCTCGGACCTGGGCGCGGTCCTGGAGCACACCGCCCGCACGATCCGCGCCACCTGGAGCGGCGAGGTCGCCCAGCCGGTGCGGATCCTGCCGCACATCCTGGAGCCGCACCTGCTGCCGGGCCCGGTCGCCGAGCCCAAGCGGGTGCCGATCGGCCTGGACCAGACGGCGCTCGCACCCGCCGTGCTCGACCTGTTCCACCACGACCAGCATCTGCTGATCATGGGCGACAGCGAGTGCGGCAAGACGAACCTGCTGAAGACCGTCGCCGGTGGGCTGATCGAGCGCTACGGCGAGGAGGAACTGGTCTTCGCCGTCATGGACCCGCGGCGCGGTCTGCGCGGCGCGATCCCGGAGGAGTTCCGCGGCGGCTACGCGTACAACCCCAAGATGTGCGCGGGCCTGGCCGCCGGTATCGCCGGCGAGCTGGAGAAGCGGCTGCCCGACGACCGGGCGGACACCGAGGACCTGGAGCCCGGCAGTTGGGGCAGCGGTCCGCGGATCGTGATCCTGGTCGACGACTACGACGTGCTGACCACGGCCGGCCAGTCGCCGCTCGACCCGTTCCTGCCGTACATCCCGTCCGCCGTCGACATCGGGCTCCACTTCGTGCTGACGCGCCGGGTCGCGGGCGCCTCCCGCGGCATGTACGACCCGCTGATGCTGGGCCTGCGCGAGTCGGGGGCCTCGGCGCTCCTGATGTCGGGCGACCGCAGCGAGGGCCAGCTGTTCCCCGGTGTGTACGCGGCCCAGCAGCCGCCGGGGCGCGGTGTGTTCATCCGCAGGGGCCAGCCCAACCGTCTGATCCAGACCGTGTACACCGCGGAGTGA